One Clostridia bacterium DNA window includes the following coding sequences:
- a CDS encoding winged helix DNA-binding domain-containing protein yields the protein MKKINMTRSQARYFILAHQGLLPPRRFKGKAGIMEYVRHVGCIQYDPLNIVGYNQELVLQSRVSNFKPSLLQELLYKDRKLLDGWDKNMSIYSTEDWPYFSRIRQEARQLYGNSSRPVVSILPEVRREFEKRGPLSSADLDFNEAVDWAWAPTRLSRAVLESMYFWGELIIHHKSRTRKTYDLASRHIPETLLNATDPNLLEEQYHEWYVLRRIGSIGLLWNKPGDAWLGISGMKGSERSSAFQRLLDKGKIIEVSVEGFKQPLFMRAEDSPCLDKAAKGPEQIPETSIIAPLDNFIWERQLIKELFDFDYRWEVYKPVAERRYGYYVLPVLYGDRFIARFEPGRDKKTGALIIKNWWWETGVKKSKKMYSSVQRCFKQFSNYLGTDSILVESLPSNKETMEWLITANLL from the coding sequence ATGAAAAAAATAAACATGACCAGGAGTCAGGCCCGATATTTTATTCTTGCACACCAAGGCTTGTTACCACCCCGCAGGTTCAAGGGCAAAGCCGGGATTATGGAATACGTGCGTCATGTAGGTTGTATTCAATATGATCCTCTTAATATAGTAGGCTATAATCAAGAATTGGTTCTTCAATCCCGGGTTTCAAATTTTAAACCTTCTCTTTTACAGGAATTGCTTTACAAGGATCGCAAACTCCTGGACGGATGGGATAAGAACATGTCCATCTACAGTACGGAAGATTGGCCTTATTTTAGCCGTATCAGGCAGGAAGCAAGGCAGCTGTACGGAAACAGCAGCAGGCCTGTCGTATCTATTTTGCCGGAAGTCCGCAGAGAATTTGAAAAACGTGGCCCTCTATCCTCTGCCGACCTTGACTTCAATGAAGCTGTCGACTGGGCATGGGCGCCTACACGTTTATCCAGGGCCGTACTGGAAAGCATGTATTTCTGGGGCGAGCTAATCATACATCATAAATCCCGTACCCGTAAAACCTATGACCTGGCCAGCCGTCATATTCCCGAAACCCTGTTGAATGCTACTGATCCAAACCTGCTGGAAGAACAATACCATGAATGGTATGTCCTAAGACGCATCGGAAGCATAGGGCTGCTATGGAACAAGCCAGGTGATGCATGGCTGGGCATTTCAGGAATGAAAGGCAGTGAAAGAAGCAGCGCTTTCCAAAGGCTGCTGGATAAGGGAAAAATTATTGAAGTATCAGTGGAAGGGTTTAAGCAACCTTTATTTATGAGAGCCGAAGACAGTCCATGTCTTGATAAAGCTGCAAAAGGTCCTGAACAGATACCGGAGACTTCAATAATCGCGCCTTTGGACAATTTCATATGGGAAAGACAGTTAATAAAAGAACTGTTTGATTTCGACTACAGGTGGGAAGTGTACAAGCCTGTTGCAGAACGACGGTATGGCTATTACGTTCTTCCTGTCCTGTATGGTGACCGTTTTATTGCCCGCTTTGAACCAGGAAGGGATAAGAAGACCGGTGCACTGATAATAAAAAACTGGTGGTGGGAAACAGGGGTTAAGAAGTCAAAAAAAATGTACTCATCTGTTCAACGCTGTTTCAAACAGTTTTCCAACTACCTTGGTACTGACAGTATATTGGTTGAGTCCTTACCATCAAATAAGGAAACCATGGAATGGTTGATAACTGCAAACCTTCTCTGA
- a CDS encoding gluconokinase, with protein sequence MGEGYIGVDIGTSSIRAALFDIDGYQKYISSRECTVLSKENGLAELDAAVLFYQTITVIKDCTDFAGANNVSVNGIGLSCQMHSLLTVDKSGEPLTAVMIWADARAVKEAASIKENFDSIELYRITGCRLQHPMYPASKIIWIKNNCPDVFSKTYKFITIKEYIIFRLFGEYIVDYTLAGCQGYFNIHSFEWDGFILGDILGIGKDRLSEPAECTFCLKGMNAEYARAMGLSADTPVVIGSGDGIMANLGSGVVNDSAFSSTIGTSGALRTSVNKPLLAAEQQTWCYPFLKNTWVAGGAINNGGIVLKWIRDEFEKQFIDEAHGSNVSIYKLFDRYASEIAAGSNGLFFLPYLAGERSPDWNPEVRGTMYGLSLIHGRKHIVRAAMEGVLYRLFSIYEILSDMNRTASKIIASGGYAKSKVWLQMQADIFNKEILVAPVTEASALGAAYLAMVAVGAANGFDNMLPSMKPRSIITPDAETHKFYTHAYKRAMEIYSNLYYK encoded by the coding sequence ATGGGTGAAGGCTATATAGGTGTTGATATCGGAACCTCAAGCATAAGGGCAGCTTTATTCGACATAGACGGCTATCAGAAATATATATCGAGTAGGGAGTGCACCGTACTATCAAAAGAAAACGGTCTTGCAGAGCTTGATGCAGCCGTGCTTTTTTATCAGACAATTACAGTAATAAAGGATTGCACAGACTTTGCCGGCGCAAATAATGTATCGGTCAATGGAATTGGGCTAAGCTGCCAGATGCACAGCTTGCTAACTGTTGATAAAAGCGGTGAGCCTCTAACAGCTGTTATGATCTGGGCTGATGCAAGAGCAGTAAAAGAGGCAGCCTCTATAAAAGAAAACTTTGACAGCATTGAACTATACAGAATCACAGGCTGCAGGCTTCAACACCCGATGTATCCTGCAAGCAAAATAATATGGATTAAGAACAACTGTCCTGACGTCTTCAGCAAAACATATAAGTTTATCACAATAAAAGAATACATCATCTTCCGCCTATTTGGTGAATACATTGTTGATTATACTCTGGCGGGATGTCAGGGGTATTTCAACATACACAGCTTTGAATGGGACGGTTTTATTCTTGGAGATATCCTCGGAATAGGCAAAGACAGGTTGAGTGAACCTGCAGAATGTACCTTTTGTCTGAAAGGAATGAATGCTGAATACGCCCGGGCAATGGGCTTATCAGCCGATACGCCTGTTGTAATAGGTTCCGGTGATGGTATTATGGCAAATCTGGGAAGCGGAGTTGTTAATGATAGTGCTTTTTCATCAACTATCGGGACAAGCGGTGCTTTGAGGACATCCGTCAACAAACCTCTTTTGGCAGCTGAACAACAGACCTGGTGCTATCCTTTTCTAAAGAACACCTGGGTAGCCGGTGGGGCGATAAATAACGGTGGAATAGTCCTTAAGTGGATAAGGGATGAGTTTGAGAAGCAGTTCATAGATGAAGCCCATGGATCCAATGTAAGCATTTATAAACTTTTTGACAGATATGCCTCGGAAATCGCTGCAGGAAGTAATGGTTTGTTTTTCCTTCCCTATCTTGCGGGTGAAAGGAGCCCTGACTGGAATCCCGAAGTGAGGGGTACCATGTATGGCCTCAGCCTCATACACGGAAGAAAGCATATTGTGAGGGCTGCTATGGAGGGAGTTCTTTACAGGCTTTTCTCCATTTATGAGATTCTGTCAGATATGAATAGGACTGCCTCAAAAATCATTGCAAGCGGCGGTTATGCCAAATCGAAGGTCTGGCTGCAGATGCAGGCAGATATATTCAATAAGGAAATACTAGTAGCTCCGGTTACTGAAGCTTCTGCGCTTGGAGCAGCATATCTGGCTATGGTTGCAGTAGGAGCAGCAAACGGTTTTGATAATATGCTGCCTTCTATGAAGCCCCGGTCCATAATCACACCGGATGCGGAAACTCATAAATTCTATACCCATGCATATAAAAGGGCAATGGAGATATACAGTAATCTATATTACAAATAG